The genome window caccgtgtttcacagatgagcttgtgtgtttgggatcatgagcagttcctttctttctccaaactttagcctttccatcactttggtaaaagttaatctttgtctcatcagtccataaaactttgtcccagaatttttgaggttcatctctgtactttttggcaaattccagcctggccttcctattcttcttgctaatgagtggtttgcgtcttctggtgtagcccttgtacttttgttcatgaagtcttctgcgaacagtagatagtgataccttcactcctgccatctggaggttgttgctgatctcactaacagttgttttagggtctttctttacagctctcacaatgtttctgtcgtcaactgctgatgttttccttggtctacctgttcgaggtctgttacttagtacaccagtagttttattcttcttcaggacattccaaatggttgtactggctatggccaatgtttctgcaatggctctgattgattttccatcttctctaagactcacaattgcttgtttttcacccaaagacagcgctccggttttcatgttgttttcacctctgaatacagtctgcatagacaaaacctatcttacccaatctgaacctgagtgtagacattcagtggtatttattgattgaataatgtatgtaataggacacacctgggcaacaaaacacacctgtcagtcatatgttccaatacttttgctcacgtgacaaatgggtgggttcgaacaaaaaggtgatattttctaatttgtgcatcagatcctgatgtaaatacctggaaataaaagctgaaactttgatctctggtttcacattcatcgtttgatgtcaagcccaaatgttttcagtctacagcaaaaataaaggaattggcctcactgttccaatacttttggagggcactgtatatcataggtgtgtgtgcgacTATATcatatataggtgtgtgtgtacagctatatcatacaggtgtgtgtacagctatatcatacaggtgtgtgtacagCTATATCATAGGTGTGTGTACAGCTAtatcataggtgtgtgtgtacagctatatcatacaggtgtgtgtgtgtacagctatATCATATGCTAGTGTGTGTACAGCTAtatcataggtgtgtgtgtacagctatatcatacacgtgtgtgtgtgtacagctatATCatatacaggtgtgtgtacagCTATATCatatacaggtgtgtgtacagctatatcatacaggtgtgtgtgcgactatatcatacaggtgtgtgtgtacagctatgtcatacaggtgtgtgtacagCTATATCATAGAGGTGTGTCTGCGACTATATCatatacaggtgtgtgtacagctatatacagtgtgtacagtgattatatttgtggcggtaggcaggggtggagccagacgttgtcaggggcggatctagaaaaatattcatggggtggcaaAAGGGCTGCAGGAGATTTAAGGGGTGGCACCCCCATGGCAgaagtatatttacatttagtcatttagcagacgctatatatgctgatttaatcgcagtcatattaatcaatgtttatttggaatcaatgtttatttggaatgccCCCAAATTAAGACATTTTTACTCaaaaacattaggctacattattatggcacattattaaagccttaaatcaaagatattgaggaaacactgaaacattgtttcaaaagtgttttcattgatttattggctattgGTTAATCAATAACAAATCACCAAACCGaaggttggacaacttggtcagctactagtagaagaatgtgcaacaagtttgaagtttgtatggtcgaTTTTGACAAAGTTTGAACATTTTGTGTATTTAAATGTCTGCTAGGTTTTTCGGCATTCAAGCTCTCTACTCTTTTACCCCAGTTCCTAAATATGACACAGAGcgcagtggggagggtggttggaGTCGTCTTATCAGGGCTCTACGCTAATGTTTTCACCAAGGAGTACATGTgctcctaaatgaaaacatttaggaGCACAGTGTTTTTTTAAAAATTGTATTCGCTtattaaacataaaaaaaaaaaacaggggcgtcgttagacccttttttcaggggcacgtgcccagtataaatctgctgtgccccagtaaaatctaaagtttgagttttaacaaaccGAAAACGCAaagcttgcattaactatagatgtccctgccaagctgatatcaaacttgcgtccctgaactgttatatAGTGGCTTGAGCGTCAATAGCCTAATAGTTTCAATAGCCTAATAGTTTCAATAGCCTAATAGTGCACTGTGCGTAAcaagcttggaagaagggatatgaataggggcctgtgccccagtatagttttatgtctaacaacgccactgACTTAACAGTTAATGCTAGACAACTAGCAACTTTCACTAGAACTTTTGATAGAACTAGAACAAATAGtttaagaaacatgtatatagttatagttaatattttcttaaaatactgggaAATTATAGACTATGTAAGCACGCCACAGATTAAAAGGCTTGGTAGTCAAAAGCTAGAGCTAAGCAAAAGCAATAGACCCAGAGCCaaataaaaagagagttgggacacttccatagacttccattgtaGTCTAATTGAAGAAGGcagaagtaaagcgtgtcatttgggggctagtttgtgcgatagattAATGAGTTCTcggagaagggagactggcgatTTGGattggaagggagaaaacaggacagagtaacacggTGGATATCGCTATTTAAAAAAGGTGGGGAGCACTAATTACGATTCAAAATGTATCAGAATGATATAACTGCAGCTGAGCGTGTATCAAGTAATGTGGTGTAGCAACAGTCTTATCAGCGGCTGAAGGATCTTttaatgtctgttgaatctacctctgccccccatctctcctccccccaggctcCGAGAGCAGTGACACTAAGGTCGGAGGCGTGTTCTTCAGTGGAAAGCCTGTGATCCGTAGGGCCATGGAGCTGGCCGACGCCGTCCTTGCCCACAGCCCTGAGGCCAGGCTGCAGACGCCCATGTGCAACCTCCCTTctgacgaggaagaggaggaggacatggaggtCAGGACATCTGGTTTTAACAGCAGTTTGTGACCTTAAAGGGCTACAGTGCAGTTGGAGTTGATTTATTGGACGACGGCATTACGAGTAACAAACCACACGTGATAATCCTCTGAAACGTTAATGTTCCTGTACTACTACTTCCACAGCTGGATAAGTCTActctgtctgaggaggaggaggaggaggaggaagaagaggaggagacgaaGGCCAAGGCCCATCGGCGTTCTACCCGTGCTGCCGCGGAGCAGGGCAACAAGCCCAAACGCCGGCGCATCATCGTGGCCTCGGAGAGCGAGGGTTCAGAGGAGGAGTTCAGACCAGACAAGGCGACAGGgagcagcgaggaggaggatgaggaggccgTGGTGAGCAGCACTGAAGAGGAAATGGAGAGTGAACCAGACAGCCCCATCAAGCCAGTGAAGCGTAAACGCCCTGTGGAGCAGCCCTCAGCCACGCCCAAACCCCGggccccccagggccccagCAGGGCCTCCCCTATGGCCAGCACCAAGACCCGCCTCTCTGCCTTCTCAGCCCCCGACAACGTGGAAGGCCCggcggggggggcagaggggggcgtCTGggaccacgagaagctggagtGGCTGCAggcggggaggaggaaggacgcttgcaagagaAGACAGTCGGACGAGGAGTACGACCCTACCACCCTGTACGTCCCTGAGGACTTCCTGAACAGAACCACGCCAGGCATGCGGCGCTGGTGGCAGCTGAAGGCCGAGATGTTCGACGCAGTTCTCTTCTACAAGGTGGGCGTGAGAGACCGTTACAGGGTATAGAGCCTTAGAACTCATCTGCGTTGATCACTTGCATCAGTAAGAGATTAAATATACTAGTTTAGAGTACTGTTTCATGTAGTACAAAGGTATTCATTCAATTTGAGCTTTTATTAGCTTTACACAAAGTGACCTACAGCGTAGAGGGTAGGGACTCGCAcaggctatggctaaggttgcctGGGCAACTGCctgtgaatttaaacagctgcagcagTAGACCTAGATTTTTTAAATCGCCACCCAAAACATTTtataaagtagccttattcacttccaatcgataagactatgggcaacgagagtggaagtcacaagggggagggaggtatgccccctactctgtttactctgcggtactgcacgcgaccgccacctgagcctgcattttcttgcacttaagagacggttgttttattctgtgtcgataaaaaaactgctttgacggtgtcagaaaaggtgagttttaagtcgtagaaatgtataacaaacgaacaatcatcatcaagttttatgaaatcaattaaaatcttcataaatccaggctcagtttgccacatttagcctaaataatcagacggctagcttgcctaccagacaaccagcccgttaacacatgctaattttttggtaggaaaactaagctacatgtctgctgatggttagtttataacattttgttttaacaacaaaaatacatgatggaagtaatgcatgacattaattattatcattagtagaCAGGCTATTCCTTtttctcggggggggggggggggggggggggggggtaaccttttttcaggccagagcaactaCCCTTaaaaattcctgtgcacgtccctggtaGAGGGAGGTGTGGAACATGAGACCTCTTGATTTGCTCCATCTGAAAAGTACTTGTTTGGACTACCATGAGTGACTTTTGCATCCTTTtgtctccttccttctttctccttttacattttacatcctTTTACATCCTTTTTTTTCGAAAGGTGGGAAAGTTCTACGAGATGTACCACATGGACGCTGTGATTGGCGTGAACGAGCTGAACCTCACCTTTATGAAGGGCTCCTGGGCCCACTCTGGATTCCCCGAGATCGGCTTTGGCCGTTTTTCTGATGTGTTGGTCCAGAGGGGCTACAAGGTGGCCCGCGTGGAGCAGACAGAGACTCCTGAGATGATGGAGTCCCGCTGCAAGGCCATGGCAAGGCCCACTAAGTTCGACCGCGTGGTGCGGCGTGAGGTGTGCAGGGTGATCACTCGTGGGACCCAGACCTACAGCGTGCTGGACGGGGCCCCGGCTGAGAGCCACAGCTCATTCCTGCTAAGCCTGAAGGAGAAGGCAGAGGCGTCCGGGCGCTGCTACGGGGTCAGCTTTGTGGACACGTCCGTAGGGGTGTTCCACGTGGGGCAGTTCCAGGACGACAGGCACTGCTCACGGCTCCGGACCCTGGTGGCACGCTACGCCCCGGCCCAAGTTCTGTTTGAGAAGGGGAACCCGTCGACAGAGACTCGCAAGATCCTCAAGTCCTGTCTCTGCTCCGCCATGCAAGAGCCGCTGAATGCAGGGAGCCAGTTCTGGGATGCCCAGAAGACTCTGAAGCAGCTGTCTGAAGAAGACTACTTCAGAAAAAGTACGCAGGAGGGAGTCAGCCTGCCGGCTGTGCTGAGCTCCATGACCTCCGAGGGAGACTCTCTGGGCCTAACTCCCAAAGAGGGGTACGAGCTGGCTCTGTCTGCTCTGGGAGGCTGCATCTTCTACCTCAGGAAGTGCCTGGTGGACAAGGAGCTGCTGTCCATGGCCAACTTCCAGGAGTACATTCCGGTGGACGTGGAGCTGGAGAAAGCGTCCGGGTCGAGCAGCTTCTTTGCCCAAACCCGCCAGCGTCTAGTTCTGGACGGGGTGACGCTGGCCAACCTGGAGGTCCTGCAGAATGGCTCTGGTGGCGCGGAGGGCTCGCtgctacagcacctggactcctgCTCCACACCCTTCGGCAAGCGGCTGTTGAAGCAATGGCTCTGCGCTCCACTTTGCAACCCGGCGGCCATCGAGGAGCGCCTGGACGCCCTGGAGGGCCTGATGGGGGCGGCTGGCCCGGCGGAGGAGGCCTCGCAGCTGCTGAAGAAGCTTCCGGACCTGGAGAGGCTCCTCAGTAAGATCCACAGCATCGGTTCGCCTCTGAAGGGCCCGGAGCACCCCGACTCCAGAGCTGTGCTCTACGAGGAGGTCACCTACAGCAAGCGCAAGATcgcagacttcctgtctgcgcTGGACGGCTTCAAGACCATGCAGGAGGTCACGTCAGTTCTGGCACCTGTCGCAGATGGCTCTCAGTCCAAACTGCTGCGCCAGCTTTTGAGCCTGAGGTCCGACAGAGGCGAAGGCCTCTTCCCAGACCTGTCCTTAGAGCTAAAACGCTGGGACACAGCGTTCGACCACCAGAAGGCACGCACCACCGGCGTGATCACGCCCAAGACAGGCTTCGACCCTGAGTACGACCAGGCGCTGAGTGGGATCCAGGCCTGCGAGGCTGAGCTGCAGGCCTACCTGGAGCGCCAGCGGAGGCGTCTCGGCTGCCGGAGCCTAGCTTACTGGGGCACCGGGCGCAACCGCTACCAGATGGAGGTCCCGGACAGTGTGGCTGAGAGGAACGTGCCGGAGGAGTATGAGGTGAAGTCCACCAAGAAGGGCTGCAAACGCTACTGGACCCGTGAGATTGAGCGTCTCTTTGGGGAGCTGCAGAgtcaggaggagaagagggatgcTGCACTGAAGGACTGCATGAGGAGGCTTTTCTACAACTTTGATAAGAACTACAGGGACTGGCAGACTGCAGTGGAGTGCATGGCTGTTCTGGGTAAGATGGTGTGTACGTATGTGGCTGTACTGGGTaagatggtgtgtatgtgtgtggctgtactgggtaagatggtgtgtgtgtggctgtactgggtaagatggtgtgtatgtgtgtggctgtacTGGGTAAGATGGTGTGGCTGTACTGGGTaagatggtgtgtatgtgtggctgtaCTGGGTATGgtaatggtgtgtatgtgtggctgtactgggtaagatggtgtgtatgtgtggctgcactgggtaagatggtgtgtatgtgtgtggctgtactgggtaagatggtgtgtatgtgtgtggctgtactgggtaagatggtgtgtatgtgtggctgtactgggtaagatggtgtgtgtgtgtgtgtgtgtgtgtgtggctgtactgggtaagatggtgtgtgtgtgtggctgtactgggtaagatggtgtgtatgtgtggctgtactgggtaagatggtgtgtatgtgtggctgtactgggtaagatggtgtgtatgtgtggctgtactgggtaagatggtgtgtatgtgtggctgtactgggtaagatggtgtgtatgtgtggctgcactgggtaagatggtgtgtatgtgtggctgtactgggtaagatggtgtgtgtgtgtggctgcactgggtaagatggtgtgtgtgtgtggctgtactgggtaagatggtgtgtatgtgtggctgtaATGGGTaagatggtatgtgtgtgtgtggctgtactgGGTAAGATGGTGTGTACGTATGTGGCTGTACTGGGTaagatggtgtgtatgtgtggctgtaCTGGGTATGGTAATGGTGTCTGTGTGGCTGTACTGGGTAtggtaatggtgtgtgtgtgtgtgtgtggctgtactgGGTATGGTAATGGTGTTTTCCCACCATTGTTTTGGGTGGTGGACCCTTCTTCCTGCTCCCCtaaaagaaagaggaaaacaTCTCATAATGCCAGAAATCTCtgtgtctatctgcctgtgtaTTTCTTTTATGGAATTTTAGGGCAGCAATCTTACAACGATTATCTCGAGAACTGaacactctgcaaagttcatattttgcaggtgtcctttttatagAGTTTTTATGGAGTGCCGTGCTGCGATTTACTTAGTTTGGATTGCGTTTCAACATTTCCCGAAAAAATTGCCAGTTTGACGAGGGATCTTTTTCGGCCATGTTCAGCTCGCACCATATACGCTTCACTAGCGCATGGATTAGGAGGCTGTATCGGGGGCTGTATCGGGGGCTGTATCGGGGGCTGTATCGGGGGCTGTATCGGGGGCTGAATGATAACTTCAGTgagttttgttttgtaaatgaACTAATGCACTTCACCAAGGCATTCGCAATGAAATGAAACTAAGCGCTTAATGCACTGGAGTTCCTAGTAAAGAAAATAGGAAAGATTTATTTAGAAGCGAATTCGCTTTTAAAACCGATATGGCCAGGTTAGTGCCAACTGCTGGCATAACATTGAATGTCTGCTTTCAAAGGGGTTTCTTTAACtgatgaaatgctggctagctaacagaacaaCAATATTTAAATCAGAATTGGTTTTATTCGTAATGAAAGTTCACCCAAACAAgtaatttactgtggcaggaagttgcatacactacatttacatttagtcatttagcagacacgcttattcagagcgacttacagtaagtacggggacgttctccccgaggcaagtagggtgaagtgccttgccctaggacacaacgtcatgtgcaccttccgggaattgaactggcaaccttccgattactagcccgatgctctacccgctcagcctcCTGACACCCGACACTAAACATAAGAATCATAAATAAAGTAGCGTACAAAGTCTGACTAATACTAAGGGGCTGAAATATGTAAACAATGTAGATTAAAATAAAAGTGGATATACTTAAAATGTAGATCAGTAAATCTTgtcacaaaaatgtatttgttttacgtagggctgtccccactcagtcgactagtcgattttctggtcgatatgctcttggttgaCTAAAATATTTTTAGtcaagctgccatatggcagtgtgagatctgattcccgcttgtgtcatcattgctgaattaacgaaatggtctacagaaattgtagattatattatttaagacaaatgaagcaaaaatatataatttaaaagaaaaggtgttactgttttccctttccccttctaatctgcactttgttttggtattttgcaaacggcacaagcacaattggctgcagaactacaaactctgccatagcctactttgtcggtgttattagtcaaaatggcaaagaaatgtGTGGTATGGCAGCAAGTACAtgagtaccgggtgactcgaaaaacgttgaatgcaaactctgccaacaacggtttaattttcatagttcaacgtcgAACATGATGTAGCCTttcacctgaaaaacgtaagttggtttAGCCCTTcttcgctcatgctaatgcgctgggttgaaaaatgaatatgcctattataagaatcacatccaaatcgaatgacattatcttctccggccaagacaacaaaatctctGTTGCagcgttccccactcagcttctacttaagttcgcatgctgcaagttcagcTGCTAAAAAGGTCCTCGACCTAAGTAGCCTGTCGTTCacaacgtcaatcatggcgtgtcattttattttgattgaagcggtggatgagggagctgtcatggTATACGATTTAAAGGGaatgttctttctggaagaagtcacatggccgtgtgcattgcttttgccgtggtggattgtatgatccatgttttactgCTTAAGATTAGGGTGCACGCACAAtaagcttgactacttaaatctgacttgaattagtaggactgcgtgagctgaaattggcctttatggaaccgcttaagccccgtttgactaattaaacttattcaagtctggtttaggactttaagtctagcttttttgagcggcctttatggaacaggccccaggattgaacacccctgacttaggtcgtactgagttctccgccatgtgtttcagaacaacgttactcaacaacgtctctccgatggtctttcctctacctcagCTCTGCTTCGTGCTCAACtaaactttattttttttactcaaacacatccgcgacttattgagtTGTGTAAGAATTGCGCGACACaacgaatcgataatgaaattcatTGCCAACGCTTTTcaataatcgattttaatcgattttaatcgattttaatcgattcgttgttgcagccctaaagTCAAGTGATACAGCCTAGTGGGCTAGTTCAAATTTGTatcttttaaaaaaaaaacatttaagcaTGGATGCTGCACGCATTGTGCCAGACAATGAAAGTCAACAAATAAGCTAGCGCAACTCCAGAGGAAGCAAACATTCATTGGAGTAAActgcttttgttggcaagtataAGCAAGCGTTAATGATGTATGAAAATAACGCCAGTGGGGTTGATTTGCTGGACAAAGAAGAATTGGTTAAAAAAAGGGGTCCTCTTCTGTCGTTTGGAAATGGTTTGGTTTCAAGTTATCCGACATCGACcaacaaacagtagcctactctgTAAGTTGTGTTGTTGAATTGTGCTAGCCAAAGATGGAAACACTAGCAATCTTTTTCACCACCTGAAAGCAGGGAGGTAGACAGAAATTGTATTTTTCCTAGAAAAAAAAGACTTAAATAATAATTAGCGCAACATTTTGGATGAAATTTGTTGGACACCCTGTTTCTATTTATTCAGTTGTACGCGCACATCCAGTTACAACATGGTGTTAGAGTAGAACAAATAATAGACCAACTGCAAAAACAGTGACACCTTTACTTTGCAATATTCAGCAAAGGtaacaacaaaacacaatcTAAACATCATGTTCAACCAACAGAGCTCATTAAAGGCTGGACAAACAGCATAGTGTAGATGATACAAGCGCAGAGCGCACACTTAGGCTATTACAAGCACAAAACGGACAGGCAGAAGGCAAAAAATGAATCTAGGTAAAGTTCGGTACACGCTGAGGCAGGATGACAGGGCAAAGGTAGCACCAGACGACAGGCTAGTAGAGGAATCCAGGGCAAATACGGTCCTGGGCAGGTCACTTGTTTAGCCATTATTGTGGTGATGTAGGCACATTGGCTATAAAGCAGCTAGTCTAGCAAAGTTAACTGGCTAAAGGCTGCCCAGAGTCTTCGGAACCCCTACCAACCATAGCTACCAACCAataacatttagttatttagcagacgcccttatccaatTACGTTCTACAACTTGCTTCAACAGTTCCATTTTATTCGgaaaacaaattaaacacacaccagtcaacTATAAATCAGgtttatattaatatattttcttaaatacatttgaataataaaatacatttaaaaagcaTTTTGATAAAACTGGCCTGGCTTAGTAATGTGGGCGGGCCGGTGCCGCCCTGGCCCAATACTGGCCACGCCCCTGCCTGAAACCCATGAATGTGCGCGAATATGAACAATCTACCAGAATGCGTTTAACAAATCAAATGCCAGGttggttagaattgtgaaatgtttttttgtaggccaacagaatcgcgtattcagccatgtaataattgtttatagcTAATTCACAAAAAATATTGAAGAGTTTCCTTGCGATCCCATAAACATAGGCTACTGTTGAACGCTTAAGTCGCTCTTCCATGGCAAAGCACTGCAAAAGTTGGAAAATTCAACTCATGCGATAGTTACCCAATCCAAATCCGTCCGAGTTTGGTAGATTAGCCGCTGCGGTGCGGACCgcattgtcatgacattttaagaataaCTAATATATTGTGATATATACATACCGTTA of Hypomesus transpacificus isolate Combined female chromosome 11, fHypTra1, whole genome shotgun sequence contains these proteins:
- the msh6 gene encoding DNA mismatch repair protein Msh6 isoform X1, with translation MAKQSTIFNFFNKSPPPVSKPKPSPSPTEADVPSSVLKSNSSPSEQAKLAAPKSNKTPAKTSKKAAKGGFSKLFGDKIASKKESVSSPACPFSGGALVWAKLEGHPWWPCMVVPQPLSGQQMRGRGKDQRLHVHFFDEPPTRGWVSTKYLRPYTGSESSDTKVGGVFFSGKPVIRRAMELADAVLAHSPEARLQTPMCNLPSDEEEEEDMELDKSTLSEEEEEEEEEEEETKAKAHRRSTRAAAEQGNKPKRRRIIVASESEGSEEEFRPDKATGSSEEEDEEAVVSSTEEEMESEPDSPIKPVKRKRPVEQPSATPKPRAPQGPSRASPMASTKTRLSAFSAPDNVEGPAGGAEGGVWDHEKLEWLQAGRRKDACKRRQSDEEYDPTTLYVPEDFLNRTTPGMRRWWQLKAEMFDAVLFYKVGKFYEMYHMDAVIGVNELNLTFMKGSWAHSGFPEIGFGRFSDVLVQRGYKVARVEQTETPEMMESRCKAMARPTKFDRVVRREVCRVITRGTQTYSVLDGAPAESHSSFLLSLKEKAEASGRCYGVSFVDTSVGVFHVGQFQDDRHCSRLRTLVARYAPAQVLFEKGNPSTETRKILKSCLCSAMQEPLNAGSQFWDAQKTLKQLSEEDYFRKSTQEGVSLPAVLSSMTSEGDSLGLTPKEGYELALSALGGCIFYLRKCLVDKELLSMANFQEYIPVDVELEKASGSSSFFAQTRQRLVLDGVTLANLEVLQNGSGGAEGSLLQHLDSCSTPFGKRLLKQWLCAPLCNPAAIEERLDALEGLMGAAGPAEEASQLLKKLPDLERLLSKIHSIGSPLKGPEHPDSRAVLYEEVTYSKRKIADFLSALDGFKTMQEVTSVLAPVADGSQSKLLRQLLSLRSDRGEGLFPDLSLELKRWDTAFDHQKARTTGVITPKTGFDPEYDQALSGIQACEAELQAYLERQRRRLGCRSLAYWGTGRNRYQMEVPDSVAERNVPEEYEVKSTKKGCKRYWTREIERLFGELQSQEEKRDAALKDCMRRLFYNFDKNYRDWQTAVECMAVLDVLLSLTRYSQGGDGPMSRPQVLLPGDDSQSAPFLDLRGSRHPCVTKTFFGDDFIPNDIAIGCPGREEEEEEGQEAGSGVTGQAPCVLVTGPNMGGKSTLMRQCGLVVVLAQLGCYVPAESLSFSPVDRIFTRLGASDRIMAGESTFFVELSETASILLHGTQHSLVLLDELGRGTATYDGTAIASAVVSELAERLGCRTLFSTHYHSLVEDYSHSTAVRLGHMACMVEKESDDPSLEAITFLYKFTSGACPKSYGFNAARLANLPPDVIQSGASKAREFERSSISLRVFKKLCRYADQAAVDGLLFSSLVETISNL
- the msh6 gene encoding DNA mismatch repair protein Msh6 isoform X2; its protein translation is MAKQSTIFNFFNKSPPPVSKPKPSPSPTEADVPSSVLKSNSSPSEQAKLAAPKSNKTPAKTSKKAAKGGFSKLFGDKIASKKESVSSPACPFSGGALVWAKLEGHPWWPCMVVPQPLSGQQMRGRGKDQRLHVHFFDEPPTRGWVSTKYLRPYTGSESSDTKVGGVFFSGKPVIRRAMELADAVLAHSPEARLQTPMCNLPSDEEEEEDMELDKSTLSEEEEEEEEEEEETKAKAHRRSTRAAAEQGNKPKRRRIIVASESEGSEEEFRPDKATGSSEEEDEEAVVSSTEEEMESEPDSPIKPVKRKRPVEQPSATPKPRAPQGPSRASPMASTKTRLSAFSAPDNVEGPAGGAEGGVWDHEKLEWLQAGRRKDACKRRQSDEEYDPTTLYVPEDFLNRTTPGMRRWWQLKAEMFDAVLFYKVGKFYEMYHMDAVIGVNELNLTFMKGSWAHSGFPEIGFGRFSDVLVQRGYKVARVEQTETPEMMESRCKAMARPTKFDRVVRREVCRVITRGTQTYSVLDGAPAESHSSFLLSLKEKAEASGRCYGVSFVDTSVGVFHVGQFQDDRHCSRLRTLVARYAPAQVLFEKGNPSTETRKILKSCLCSAMQEPLNAGSQFWDAQKTLKQLSEEDYFRKSTQEGVSLPAVLSSMTSEGDSLGLTPKEGYELALSALGGCIFYLRKCLVDKELLSMANFQEYIPVDVELEKASGSSSFFAQTRQRLVLDGVTLANLEVLQNGSGGAEGSLLQHLDSCSTPFGKRLLKQWLCAPLCNPAAIEERLDALEGLMGAAGPAEEASQLLKKLPDLERLLSKIHSIGSPLKGPEHPDSRAVLYEEVTYSKRKIADFLSALDGFKTMQEVTSVLAPVADGSQSKLLRQLLSLRSDRGEGLFPDLSLELKRWDTAFDHQKARTTGVITPKTGFDPEYDQALSGIQACEAELQAYLERQRRRLGCRSLAYWGTGRNRYQMEVPDSVAERNVPEEYEVKSTKKGCKRYWTREIERLFGELQSQEEKRDAALKDCMRRLFYNFDKNYRDWQTAVECMAVLDVLLSLTRYSQGGDGPMSRPQVLLPGDDSQSAPFLDLRGSRHPCVTKTFFGDDFIPNDIAIGCPGREEEEEEGQEAGSGVTGQAPCVLVTGPNMGGKSTLMRQCGLVV